A stretch of the Capsicum annuum cultivar UCD-10X-F1 chromosome 8, UCD10Xv1.1, whole genome shotgun sequence genome encodes the following:
- the LOC124886492 gene encoding pollen-specific leucine-rich repeat extensin-like protein 3 isoform X1, producing the protein MLASGCFLVFLVSFCSFSSSFALTDAEAAFIARRQLLGDNEELSNTLEEMTVNLKFENDRLKKAYIGLQAWKKAVYSDPFKFTANWEGADVCAYKGVFCDQALDDPTITVVAGIDLNHADIAGHLPVEIGHLVDVSLIHLNSNRFCGIIPRSIKNLLLLDEADFSNNRFVGQFPDVLLELPKLKYLDLRFNNFEGQVPSGLFDKNLDAIFLNDNRFHSIIPENFGNSNASVVVLANNRFYGCIPKSIGKMGNTLDELIVTNNELSGCLPEEISKLVSLTVFDFGRNKFVGSLPKDLKSMQKVEIFDIASNSFMGNVPKNLCTLPKLDNFTFSKNYFESMDETCKTSHSNHVVINGKENCIVGRSDQKTQKECFPVLSKPVDCSKGLCGVSREGLSPKDPETPTSSPPSKPSTPTSPQPKPSPPSTVASPPPLKASPPPQVASPPPLVHSPPPPVASPPPPVASPPPRVASPPPPVASPPPRVASPPPPVASPPPRVASPSPPVASPPPPIHSPPPPVASPPPPVASPPPPVHSPPPPVASPPPPVHSPPPPVASPPPPVHSPPPPIASPPPAVHSPPPPPPVASPPLPVASPPLPVHSPPPPVASPPKPVASPPLPPAVASPPKPVASPPLPPPVASPPKPVASPPLPVHSSPPPVASPPKSVALPPLPPPVASPPKPVASPPLPPPVALPPKPVASPPLPVASPPKPVASPPPPVASPPKPVASPPPPVASPPLPVASPPPPVVSPPKPVASPPPPVASPPKPVASPPLLPPVALPPKPVASPPLPVASPPLPIASPPKPVASPPPPPVASPPLLVHSPPPPVASPPKPVASPPSPMASPPKPVASPPLPVHSTPPTVASPPKPVASPPPPVASPPLPGHSAPVPAPPAFEDVVLPPTLGSLYASPPPPIFQGY; encoded by the coding sequence ATGCTGGCCTCGGGTTGCTTTCTCGTTTTCCTTGTCTCGTTCTGttcattttcatcatcttttgcATTGACTGATGCTGAGGCGGCTTTTATTGCTCGTCGCCAGCTTTTAGGTGACAATGAGGAACTTTCGAATACATTGGAGGAGATGACCGTTAACTTGAAATTCGAGAATGACAGGTTGAAAAAAGCTTATATTGGTCTGCAGGCATGGAAGAAAGCTGTTTACTCCGATCCATTTAAGTTCACAGCTAACTGGGAAGGTGCTGATGTCTGTGCCTATAAGGGTGTCTTTTGTGACCAAGCTCTTGATGATCCCACGATCACTGTTGTCGCTGGGATTGATCTCAACCACGCAGACATAGCTGGCCACCTTCCCGTGGAAATTGGCCACTTGGTTGATGTTAGTCTCATCCACCTTAATTCAAATCGGTTCTGTGGAATCATTCCTAGGAGCATTAAAAATCTTTTGCTTTTGGATGAGGCTGATTTCAGCAACAATCGTTTCGTGGGGCAATTCCCTGATGTTTTGCTTGAGTTGCCTAAACTCAAGTACCTTGATCTTAGGTTCAACAACTTTGAAGGTCAAGTGCCTTCTGGGCTATTTGATAAGAATCTTGATGCAATATTTCTCAATGATAACCGATTCCACTCCATTATCCCTGAAAACTTTGGCAATTCCAATGCTTCAGTGGTGGTATTGGCGAATAACAGATTCTATGGTTGCATCCCAAAAAGTATTGGTAAAATGGGCAACACATTAGATGAGCTCATAGTCACCAACAATGAACTCTCTGGTTGTTTGCCTGAAGAAATTTCCAAGCTCGTGAGCCTAACAGTGTTTGATTTTGGCAGAAATAAGTTTGTTGGATCCTTACCTAAGGATTTAAAATCCATGCAGAAAGTCGAAATCTTTGACATTGCATCAAACAGCTTCATGGGAAATGTTCCAAAGAACCTTTGTACCTTGCCCAAATTGGACAATTTCACATTCTCAAAGAACTACTTCGAGAGCATGGATGAAACGTGTAAGACATCACACTCCAATCATGTTGTGATAAATGGCAAGGAGAATTGTATTGTGGGGAGATCAGACCAGAAGACACAGAAGGAGTGTTTCCCTGTTCTGAGCAAGCCTGTTGATTGCAGTAAAGGACTTTGCGGAGTTTCAAGGGAAGGACTGAGTCCAAAAGACCCTGAAACACCTACAAGTTCTCCACCATCAAAGCCATCAACACCAACGAGTCCACAACCAAAGCCATCTCCACCATCAACAGTCGCGTCACCACCACCTCTAAAGGCGTCACCACCACCACAAGTGGCCTCACCTCCACCTCTAGTCCACTCACCACCACCACCAGTGGCCTCACCTCCACCTCCAGTGGCGTCACCACCACCACGAGTGGCCTCACCTCCACCTCCAGTAGCGTCACCACCCCCACGAGTGGCCTCACCTCCACCTCCAGTAGCGTCACCACCCCCACGAGTGGCCTCACCTTCCCCACCAGTGGCCTCACCTCCACCTCCGATCCACTCACCACCACCACCAGTGGCTTCACCTCCACCTCCAGTAGCGTCACCTCCACCACCCGTCCACTCACCCCCACCTCCGGTTGCATCACCTCCACCACCCGTCCACTCACCACCACCACCAGTGGCCTCACCTCCACCACCCGTCCACTCACCCCCACCTCCGATTGCATCACCTCCACCTGCGGTTCactcaccaccaccaccaccaccagtgGCCTCACCTCCACTACCGGTAGCCTCACCTCCACTTCCCGTCCACTCACCCCCACCACCAGTGGCCTCACCTCCGAAACCAGTAGCCTCACCTCCACTTCCACCAGCAGTGGCCTCACCTCCAAAACCAGTAGCCTCACCTCCACTTCCACCACCAGTGGCCTCACCTCCAAAACCAGTAGCCTCACCTCCACTTCCCGTCCACTCATCACCACCACCAGTGGCCTCACCTCCGAAATCAGTAGCCTTACCTCCACTTCCACCACCAGTGGCCTCACCTCCGAAACCAGTAGCCTCACCTCCACTTCCACCACCAGTGGCCTTACCTCCAAAACCAGTAGCCTCACCTCCACTTCCCGTCGCCTCACCTCCAAAACCAGTAGCTTCACCACCACCACCAGTGGCCTCACCTCCAAAACCAGTAGCCTCACCACCACCACCAGTGGCCTCACCTCCACTACCTGTAGCCTCACCTCCACCACCAGTGGTCTCGCCGCCAAAACCAGTAGCCTCACCACCACCACCAGTGGCCTCACCTCCAAAACCAGTAGCCTCACCTCCACTTCTACCACCAGTGGCCTTACCTCCAAAACCAGTAGCCTCACCTCCACTACCAGTAGCCTCACCTCCACTTCCCATCGCCTCACCTCCAAAACCAGTTGcctcaccaccaccaccaccagtaGCCTCACCTCCACTTCTCGTCCACTCTCCACCGCCACCAGTGGCCTCACCTCCAAAACCAGTAGCCTCACCACCATCACCAATGGCCTCACCTCCAAAACCAGTAGCCTCACCTCCACTTCCCGTCCACTCAACACCACCAACGGTGGCCTCACCTCCAAAACCAGTAGCCTCACCACCACCACCTGTAGCCTCACCTCCACTACCTGGCCACTCAGCACCAGTACCAGCTCCACCCGCTTTTGAGGACGTCGTTCTTCCCCCAACATTGGGCTCGCTATATGcctcaccaccaccaccaatttTCCAGGGTTATTAA
- the LOC124886492 gene encoding pollen-specific leucine-rich repeat extensin-like protein 3 isoform X2, translated as MLASGCFLVFLVSFCSFSSSFALTDAEAAFIARRQLLGDNEELSNTLEEMTVNLKFENDRLKKAYIGLQAWKKAVYSDPFKFTANWEGADVCAYKGVFCDQALDDPTITVVAGIDLNHADIAGHLPVEIGHLVDVSLIHLNSNRFCGIIPRSIKNLLLLDEADFSNNRFVGQFPDVLLELPKLKYLDLRFNNFEGQVPSGLFDKNLDAIFLNDNRFHSIIPENFGNSNASVVVLANNRFYGCIPKSIGKMGNTLDELIVTNNELSGCLPEEISKLVSLTVFDFGRNKFVGSLPKDLKSMQKVEIFDIASNSFMGNVPKNLCTLPKLDNFTFSKNYFESMDETCKTSHSNHVVINGKENCIVGRSDQKTQKECFPVLSKPVDCSKGLCGVSREGLSPKDPETPTSSPPSKPSTPTSPQPKPSPPSTVASPPPLKASPPPQVASPPPLVHSPPPPVASPPPPVASPPPRVASPPPPVASPPPRVASPPPPVASPPPRVASPSPPVASPPPPIHSPPPPVASPPPPVASPPPPVHSPPPPVASPPPPVHSPPPPVASPPPPVHSPPPPIASPPPAVHSPPPPPPVASPPLPVASPPLPVHSPPPPVASPPKPVASPPLPPAVASPPKPVASPPLPPPVASPPKPVASPPLPVHSSPPPVASPPKSVALPPLPPPVASPPKPVASPPLPPPVALPPKPVASPPLPVASPPKPVASPPPPVASPPKPVASPPPPVASPPLPGHSAPVPAPPAFEDVVLPPTLGSLYASPPPPIFQGY; from the exons ATGCTGGCCTCGGGTTGCTTTCTCGTTTTCCTTGTCTCGTTCTGttcattttcatcatcttttgcATTGACTGATGCTGAGGCGGCTTTTATTGCTCGTCGCCAGCTTTTAGGTGACAATGAGGAACTTTCGAATACATTGGAGGAGATGACCGTTAACTTGAAATTCGAGAATGACAGGTTGAAAAAAGCTTATATTGGTCTGCAGGCATGGAAGAAAGCTGTTTACTCCGATCCATTTAAGTTCACAGCTAACTGGGAAGGTGCTGATGTCTGTGCCTATAAGGGTGTCTTTTGTGACCAAGCTCTTGATGATCCCACGATCACTGTTGTCGCTGGGATTGATCTCAACCACGCAGACATAGCTGGCCACCTTCCCGTGGAAATTGGCCACTTGGTTGATGTTAGTCTCATCCACCTTAATTCAAATCGGTTCTGTGGAATCATTCCTAGGAGCATTAAAAATCTTTTGCTTTTGGATGAGGCTGATTTCAGCAACAATCGTTTCGTGGGGCAATTCCCTGATGTTTTGCTTGAGTTGCCTAAACTCAAGTACCTTGATCTTAGGTTCAACAACTTTGAAGGTCAAGTGCCTTCTGGGCTATTTGATAAGAATCTTGATGCAATATTTCTCAATGATAACCGATTCCACTCCATTATCCCTGAAAACTTTGGCAATTCCAATGCTTCAGTGGTGGTATTGGCGAATAACAGATTCTATGGTTGCATCCCAAAAAGTATTGGTAAAATGGGCAACACATTAGATGAGCTCATAGTCACCAACAATGAACTCTCTGGTTGTTTGCCTGAAGAAATTTCCAAGCTCGTGAGCCTAACAGTGTTTGATTTTGGCAGAAATAAGTTTGTTGGATCCTTACCTAAGGATTTAAAATCCATGCAGAAAGTCGAAATCTTTGACATTGCATCAAACAGCTTCATGGGAAATGTTCCAAAGAACCTTTGTACCTTGCCCAAATTGGACAATTTCACATTCTCAAAGAACTACTTCGAGAGCATGGATGAAACGTGTAAGACATCACACTCCAATCATGTTGTGATAAATGGCAAGGAGAATTGTATTGTGGGGAGATCAGACCAGAAGACACAGAAGGAGTGTTTCCCTGTTCTGAGCAAGCCTGTTGATTGCAGTAAAGGACTTTGCGGAGTTTCAAGGGAAGGACTGAGTCCAAAAGACCCTGAAACACCTACAAGTTCTCCACCATCAAAGCCATCAACACCAACGAGTCCACAACCAAAGCCATCTCCACCATCAACAGTCGCGTCACCACCACCTCTAAAGGCGTCACCACCACCACAAGTGGCCTCACCTCCACCTCTAGTCCACTCACCACCACCACCAGTGGCCTCACCTCCACCTCCAGTGGCGTCACCACCACCACGAGTGGCCTCACCTCCACCTCCAGTAGCGTCACCACCCCCACGAGTGGCCTCACCTCCACCTCCAGTAGCGTCACCACCCCCACGAGTGGCCTCACCTTCCCCACCAGTGGCCTCACCTCCACCTCCGATCCACTCACCACCACCACCAGTGGCTTCACCTCCACCTCCAGTAGCGTCACCTCCACCACCCGTCCACTCACCCCCACCTCCGGTTGCATCACCTCCACCACCCGTCCACTCACCACCACCACCAGTGGCCTCACCTCCACCACCCGTCCACTCACCCCCACCTCCGATTGCATCACCTCCACCTGCGGTTCactcaccaccaccaccaccaccagtgGCCTCACCTCCACTACCGGTAGCCTCACCTCCACTTCCCGTCCACTCACCCCCACCACCAGTGGCCTCACCTCCGAAACCAGTAGCCTCACCTCCACTTCCACCAGCAGTGGCCTCACCTCCAAAACCAGTAGCCTCACCTCCACTTCCACCACCAGTGGCCTCACCTCCAAAACCAGTAGCCTCACCTCCACTTCCCGTCCACTCATCACCACCACCAGTGGCCTCACCTCCGAAATCAGTAGCCTTACCTCCACTTCCACCACCAGTGGCCTCACCTCCGAAACCAGTAGCCTCACCTCCACTTCCACCACCAGTGGCCTTACCTCCAAAACCAGTAGCCTCACCTCCACTTCCCGTCGCCTCACCTCCAAAACCAGTAGCTTCACCACCACCACCAGTGGCCTCACCTCCAAAACCAGTAGCCTCACCACCACCAC CTGTAGCCTCACCTCCACTACCTGGCCACTCAGCACCAGTACCAGCTCCACCCGCTTTTGAGGACGTCGTTCTTCCCCCAACATTGGGCTCGCTATATGcctcaccaccaccaccaatttTCCAGGGTTATTAA
- the LOC124886493 gene encoding CCG-binding protein 1 — MMVQSLSLNSLASSFTGANNELPRIIPSSRFHVNSSTIRCCSRSNSYIPKLEPFSRTRFDRAVKDPPLIEKSENELADYCSVLEGDDSYSCWQAYFELKDLEKEEPKEEVERLILQAGGVKTLISCLHGISEMHKARNRSKESAKAMNLEAEGARHCPIPDGLPKTREELEEEEKARMPDSPYTKLLRARGTHPVWYSTTLDY; from the exons ATGATGGTACAATCACTGTCTCTCAATTCCTTAGCTTCTTCTTTTACTGGAGCTAATAATGAGCTTCCAAGAATAATACCCTCTTCAAGATTTCATGTGAATTCGTCGACAATTCGCTGTTGTTCCAGAAGTAATTCTTACATACCAAAGCTGGAGCCTTTTAGCAGAACCAGGTTTGATAGAGCTGTTAAAGATCCCCCTTTgattgaaaaatcagaaaatGAACTTGCTG ATTATTGTTCTGTTCTAGAAGGGGATGATTCGTATAGCTGCTGGCAGGCCTATTTTGAACTCAAAGATCTTGAA AAAGAAGAACCCAAGGAGGAGGTAGAGAGGCTAATACTTCAAGCAGGGGGCGTAAAAACTCTCATTAGCTGCTTGCATGGAATTTCAGAAATGCACAAAGCCAGAAATAGAAGCAAAGAATCAGCCAAAGCTATGAATCTTGAGGCAGAAGGGGCAAGACATTGTCCTATACCCGATGGATTGCCAAAGACAAGAGAAGAGCTTGAGGAGGAGGAGAAAGCTAGAATGCCAGATTCACCCTATACCAAACTGCTCAGAGCTAGAGGAACACACCCTGTTTGGTACTCGACTACGCTTGATTATTGA